The region GATGGGCATGCGCGTCACCGTCCGCGTGTCCGGCCTGACGCCGGGGCAGCACGGCATGCACATCCACGAGTTCGGGCGCTGCACCCCGGGCATTGACCCGGCCACGAACACCGTGGTGCCCTTTGGCGGCGCCGGCGGCCACTTTGACCCCGGCATGAGCCGCAACCACGACGACCCCCAGGCTGGGAACAAGTACGGCCACGGCGGCGACCTGCCCATGCTGACCGTGGGCGCCGACGGCACCGGCACCGCCACCTTTACCACCCAGAAGTCCAGCCTGACTGGCATGAACGGCGTGCTGAACCGCTCACTGGTGATTCATGCCCGCCCTGACGACTACAAGAGTGACCCCGCCGGCATGACGGGCCCGCGCGAACGCTGCGGCGTGATTACCCGCGACAACTACAGCGCGCGGGATTACCCGCTGCCCGGCCCACAGGACTTTCCTGAAGGCGTGGCCTACGACGCCAAGCGCGGGTTGCTGTTCACGGGCAGCGCGGCCACCGGCACCATCTATGCCATCAATGCCAGCACTGGGGCGGTCAGCAAGTTCAACGAGGGCGGCGGCCAGGGCCGGGCCTCCTCACTGGGCCTGAAGGTGGACACCCGGAGCCGCGTATGGTCCGCAGGCGGGGCAACCGGCAAGATCAGTGTCTTTTCCCCAGACGGCTTCCCGCTGGCGATTCTGGACACGCCCAAGTCGCCCAACAAGTTCATCAACGACCTCGCCTTCGGCCCCGACGGCTCGGCCTATGTGACCGACTCCTTCCGGCCCGTGATCTTCCGCGTGGGCCCGGACCTGAAGCTCAGCGCGTGGCTGGAGCTGGGCGGCACGCCGATCAAGTACGGCCCCGGCATCAACCTGAACGGCATCGTCGCCACGCCGGATGGCCGGGCGCTGCTCACCATTCAGCTGAACACCGGCGAGCTGTGGCGCATTGACCTGCGCACCAGGGCCGTGCGCAAGGTGATGGGCGGTCTGGTCAACGGCGACGGCCTGCTGCTGGACGGCCGCACCCTGTACGTGGCGCGCAACAAGGATCAGGTGGTCAGCAAGGTCAACCTGAACGCCGACTACACAGCCGGCACCCTGGTGGCCGAAGAACCCGTGACCGGCCTGCGCTTCCCCGCCACCCTGGCGGCGGTCGGCGGCGACCTTGTGGTGACGCAGTCGCAGCTGGACAAGCTGCAGGGCGGCACCCCCGAGACGCCTTTCAAGCTCACCCGCTTCAAGAAGTTCTGAGCCGCGCCACGCAGAGAAACCCTGCGGCTGGCCCGCGCGCCCGCTGAGGCAGGGCCACGACAGACGCTTCCTCTTCCCCCGGCCCCAACTGGCCGGGGGTTTTTCCTCGTGCCCCATGCCCGCGCCCGGTCTATGCACCGTCCCTGCACCGCCTCTTCACCACGCTCCACGGTCCACCCCCACGCCCCCCATGAGCCACTTGTAAGAGCGCCGCACCAAATCGTGAGTTACGCTGGGCAGGTGACGAAACAAGGTGGCCCAGCCACCCCAGCCATCGAGGTGCGGGGGCTGTACAAGAGATACGGTTCAAACAGCGTCCTGGAGGACGTGCACCTGACCGTCATGCCCGGCGAGGTGTACGCCCTGACCGGCCCCAACGGCGCGGGCAAAACCACGCTGATCCGCGCCATGACGGGTCTGGCCTTTCCGTCGGACGGCGAGGTGCGGCTGCTGGGGCGCGACGTGCATCTGGACGGCCAGCGGGCCCGCGCCTACCTGGGCGCCGTGGTGGAGGCCCCGGCCAAGTTCTATCCGCAGTTCACCGGCACGCAGAACCTGCAGGTGCACGCCAATCTGGCGGCGATGGCCCCGGGCGGGCGGCGCATCAGCCGCGACCGCATCCGCGAGGTGCTGGCGCTGCTGGAACTGACCCGCATGGCCGACAAGAAGGTGGGCGAATATTCGCTGGGCCAGCGCCAGCGCCTGGGGGTGGCGAGCGCCATGCTGGCCGAGCCCAAGGTGCTGATTCTGGACGAGCCCACCAGCGGCCTGGACCCCCTGGGCATCGGCCTGATTCACCGCATTGTGACCAGCCTCGCCACCAGCGGCTGCGCGGTGGTGCTCTCCACCCACCACCTGCGCGAGATCGCCACCTACGCGCACACCGTGGGCATCCTGACCGGCGGGCGACTGGTGGACACCGTGGACCTGCGCGCCCGGCAGGCGGCCTACCGCTTTCGGGTGGACGACCCGGTGGGCGCGGCGGCGGTGCTGGAGCGGCTGCCCTTTGTGCGCCGCGTGTCTACCCGCACGCCCTACGCCATCGCCCACCTGGGCGGCGAAGCCCGCGTGCCCGATGCCCTGAGTCACCTGCACCAGGAAGGCATCCGGGTCTTTGAAGCCAGCCCGGACCACTTTGACCTGTACGAGTACTACCGCGAACGTGTGGAGCAAGCCTGATGACTGACCGTGCCCCCCTGCCCATGCCCCGGAGCGCCCCATGCTGACGCTGCTGACCCTGGAATTCCGCAAGCTGTTCGGTGCGCGCAGCGTGCGGCTGGCCCTGCTGGTCACGTTCCTGCTGCCGCTGCTGTGGGCCTTTGCGCCCCGGCTGGACCAGCTGATTCAGGTCAAGCTGACCAGCGGCTGGCAGTTGCCCGCCGTGAGCATCGGCGTGACCATCGGGTATCTGCTGCCCCTTTTCATTGCCGTCACGGTGGCCGAGATGATCGGCTCCGAGGTGGCGCAGGGCACGCTGGCGCCGCTGCTGCTGCGCCCGGTGGACCGCACCAAGGTGATTGCCAGCAAGCTGATCGTGGCGCTGACCTATCCCTTCCTGCTGATTTTCACCACGGTGCTGGGCTCGCTGATTGCGGGGATTCCGCTGGGTTTTGGCAGCTTTGCCGGGGGCACGGGCCTGGGGCCGGGGCTTTTTGTGGGCGTGGGCCAGCTGAGCCCGGACGCCGCCTTTGCCGAGGTGCTGCGCGGCTCGCTGCTGGCCGGCGTGGTGCTGATGCCGATTGCGGCACTCTCGCTGCTGTTCGGGGTGCTGTACCTGAACACGGCCGCCGCCGCCCTGGCGACCTTTGCCGCCCTGATCGTGATGCGGCTGCTGGTGGTGCTGCCCGACGCTATTCAGCGCATTCTGCTGACCAGCCACCTGAACCTGTACGTGCAGCAGGGCGACATCCTGACCTCGGTGGTGCTCCTCCTGATCTACACCGCCGGCTTCGGCCTGATGAGCATCTTCGCCTTCGACCGCCGCGACGTGTAGGGCGGGGCCAAAACCTGCTGCTCCGGTGCCCAGACACGGCACCGGCTTTTTTTGGCCCCAGGATGGGGGCTCAGCCGATCACGCAAGCTGAGCTGAACCCTGGACAGCATGGGGGTCAGATCAAAGTGGTGGACTGTGGCGGGGTCTGGGATGAGCAGGCGCTCTAGGCGGCGTCTGTGCAGGGCGTGCAAGTGAAGCATTCTGGCTTCGGGCGCAGCCTTGGTGCCTTCTGCAACGCCCTGTGGCGCGGTCCGGGCTGGCCACAGACTGACAAAGGCCGCTTCATTCGGAGGGCCTCCCTCGCCGCCGTGCGTGGTGGAGCGTTTGTCGCACGGCTCAGGGCCATTGGAGGAGAGGTCGCGACGGTTTGCCTGACTTTCGAATGGTCTCGACATCCGGTCGAACCCAACCATTGCCCCAGCCCCTCCGCGCTAGCCTGACCCCATGACGGCTCCCCTCTCGCTGCATCCTGGCGGCAGCCTGTACGAACGCCTTGGGCCACAGGCGCTCTCGGCGCTGGTCACGCGCTTTTACGGCCATGTGGCGGCGCACCCGGACCTGGCCCCCATCTTCCCGGCAAACCTCACCGAGACGGCCGAGAAACAGCTGGCTTTTCTGACGGGTTTTCTGGGCGGCCCGCCGCTATACCACGAGCGCTACGGGCACCCCCGCCTGCGCGCCCGCCACCTGCCCTTTCCCATCACCCCGGCGCGCGCCCGCGCGTGGCTGGCCTGCATGAACGCGGCCCTGCGTGAAAGCCCCGAAATCGGTGAGGCCGAGGCCCGCGAGCTGTACGCGGCGCTGTCGCGCGTGGCCGTGCATATGGTGAACACGCCCGGCGACTGAGCACGACACCCAGAACTTGTCCGGGCGCAGGTGCGCCGCATTCACCGGCCCACCCTTGTTCACCACCCACAATAGTTGACAAGATTTGTCATCTACTTTAGGGTAGGGCCAACCCTGCACAGGGTCACTATCCAGAGCGGCTGAGGGAACAGGCCCGACGACGCCGCAGCAACCAGGAGTGCCATGAACCAGTTCCGTGTCAACCCAGCCCCCTGCGTCTGCCCCCCGCACGCGCGCTGCCGCTGCTGTTGACGCCAGAGCCTGGCTTCTGATTTTCCTCCCCGGTGCTTCACGCCTGCCCGACCCCCGGGACCGATAGGACGAGCGCCCACGCGCTGCCCTGAAAGGACAACCTATGACGACTGCACGATGTCGCCGCTGACGACAGCTGGCCCCAGCGCCGCTGGCCCCTCTTTTTTCGTTTTCTTGCCCAAGGAGCGGTCCATGACCGAGACCCTGCACGTCCGCTGGAAGCCCGGGACCCTTGACACCCTGCTGGTGACCTCGCCGCACGGCACGCTGGAATGGAACGTGCTGATTTTCGAGCGCGTGTTCGGCGCGCCGGCCGTGGGTCAGCTGTATCTGCAGGGCCGCGCCACCGTCACCCGAGAGGCCCTGCCCGCAGCGGCCCAGGTGGCTTAAGCCTCCACCCGACGCACCCACTTTCCCCCGTCCTGACCGCCCGCTGGCAGCTCAGGTGCTCTTCCCTACCCCCACGAGGTTTCCATGACGCACGCCCCCACCCCCGCCAGCCCCAGCCTGTACTGGTTCATTCCTTCGGGCGGCGACGGCCGCCAGCTGGGCCAGCCCAGCCGCCCGGCGCATTTTGCCTACCTGACCCAGGTGGCCCAGGCCGCCGACACCCTGGGCTTTGACGGCGTGCTGCTGCCCACCGGCGGCACGAACGAGGACACGGTGATTCTGGCCAGTGCCCTGAGTGCCCTGACCCGCCAGCTGCGCTTTCTGGTGGCGCTGCGCCCAGGGCTCTTCTCGCCAGTGCTGGCCGCGCGCCTGACCGCCTCGCTGGACCGCATCACCAACGGGCGCATCAACCTGAACATCGTAACCGGCAGCGGCAACTTCGACTTTGAAGGCCTGAAGCTCAGCAGCGAGGAACGCTACGCCCTGACCCACGAGTGGCTGGTCGTGTTCCGCCAGCTGCTGCGCGGCGAAACGGTGACGCGTGAAGGCCAGCATGTGCAGGTGCACGAGGGCCGCGCCCTGCTGCCCAGCGTGCAACGCCCCTACCCGCCCATCTACTTTGGGGGCAGCAGTGAACCGGCCCTGGCGGTGGCGGGCGAGCATGTGGACGTGTACCTGAGCTGGGGCGAGCGTCCCGAACAGGTGGCCGAGAAGTTCGAGGCCGTGCGCCGGGAAGCGCAGCGCCATGGCCGCACGGTGCGCTTTGGCCTGCGCGCCCACGTGATCGTACGCGAGACAGAGGAAGAAGCCTGGGCCGACGCCGAGCGTCTGATCGAGCACGTGAGCGACGAGCAGATTGCCCAGGCGCACCAGGCCTTCCTGAACAGCGGCTCCGAGGGCCAGCGCCGCCAGAGCGCCCTGAACGGCGGCACGCGTGAGAGCCTGCGGGTGGGCCAGAACCTGTGGGCCGGCGTGGGCCTGCTGCGCGGCGGGGCCGGCACGGCCTTTGTGGGCAGCCCCGAGAACGTGGCCGCCGCCCTGCGCGAGTACCAGGCCGTGGGCGTGGAGACCTTCATCCTCAGCGGTTACCCGCACCTGGAAGAAGCCTACCGGGTGGCGGAACTGCTGTTTCCGGTGCTGGGGCGCACCAGCCCGGTGTTCACCCCGCGCGACGGGCAGGCCCTGACCCACACCGCCACGCCCACACCCGCCGAACCGCTGAAAGAGCCGGTGGGCCGCTTCCGCTCCATCTGAGCGCGACGCTCTCAGGGCTGAACCCCTGAACTGATCCCCGTCCCTGGTCTGGGCCGCCCAGCTGCGGCCCGGCGCCCTCCCCTCTTGCTTTCCCCTGTTTGAAGGAGCCCCCATGCGCCGTTCTGTTCTGCTTCCCCTTGCCCTGTCCGCCCTGTCACTGGGCAGCCTTGCCCAGAGCGTCACCTTCACCATTGGTTACCAGAAAGGTGGCCTGCCCAACATCCTCAAGGCGCGCGGCACCCTGGACCGTTACGCCGCGCAGGGCATCACCTTCAAGTGGGTGCTGTTCACCGCTGGCCCACCGCTGCTCGAAGCCGCCAACGCAGGCGCGGTGGATTTCGGCAGTGTGGGCAACACGCCCGGGGTCTTTGCGCTGGCTGGCGGCGCCGACCTGAAGTACGTGGCGGTCAGTGAAAACCGCTCCGACGACAGCGAGGCGATCATCGTCCCCAAAACCTCTGCCATTCGCAGCGTGGCGGACCTGAAGGGCAAACGCATTGGCGTGGCGCGCGGGTCCAGCGCCCACTTCTTCTTGTACAACGTGCTGCGCCGCGCGGGCCTGGACCTGAAGGACGTGACCCTGGTGCCGCTGCTGCCCCCGGACGCTCGCCCCGCCTTCGAGAGCGGCGGCATTGACGCCTGGGTGATCTGGGACCCTTTCCTGACCACCGCCCTGCAGGCCACCGGCGCGCGGGTGTTGCAAAACCACCAGGGCGTGGGGCGCGGCCACGGCTACCATCTGGTGCCGGGCGCCGTGCTGCAGGACCCCGAGAAAAAGCGGGCGCTGCAAGTGCTGCTGGCTGAACTGCAGGACACAGCCACCTGGGCCAACAGGAACCAGGGCGTGGTGGTGCAGCAGTTCAGCGATGAACTGGGGATTCCCCAGAGCGTCCTGAAGGTCACCGTGCCCCGCAGCGCGCCCTTCAACATCCGGCCGTTCCGCGCGGGCGACCTGCAGCCGTTGCAACAGCTGGCCGACGCCTTTACCCAGGCCGACGTGCTGCCCCGCGCCCTGAAGCTGGGGGCTGCCAATTTCGTGACCCTGCCCGCCTTCGCCCAGGCCCGCGCAGGGCTGGGGCTGAAGTGACGCGGCTGGACACCGGCGTGCGGGCGCCGGTCACCGCTGCGCCGCGCCCGGTGCCTGCGCGCCCCGCCTGGACCCAGGAAGCCGCGCGCTGGATCGTGCCGGCCGCCTTGCTGGCGCTGTGGCAGCTGGCCGCTGCGGCCGGCTGGCTGAACCCCCGGGTGCTGCCCGCCCCCAGCGCGGTGCTGGAAGCGTTCTGGGCCCTGGCCCGCAGTGGCGAGCTGGGGCACCACTTTCTGGTCAGCCTGGGGCGGGCGGGCACTGGGGTGCTGATCGGGGCCGGGGTGGGGTTCACCCTGGGCATCCTGACCGGCACCTTCCGTCCGCTGCACCTGCTGCTGGACAGCACCCTGCAGATGCTGCGCACCATTCCGAACCTCGCCCTGATTCCGCTGGTGATTCTGTGGTTCGGCATTGGTGAAAGCGGCAAGGTGTTTCTGATTGGCTTGGCCACCTTCTTCCCCGTGTACCTGAACACCCTGCACGGCGTGAGCAGCATCGACGGGCGCCTGAAGGAAATGGCCGGGGTGTACGGCCTGGGCCCGCTGGAAACCTTCCGCCGCGTGACCCTGCCCGGGGCGCTGCCCAGTGTGCTGGTGGGCCTGCGCTACGCCCTGGGCATCTCGTGGCTGGCGCTGGTGGTCAGTGAATCGTTTGGGGCCAGCAGCGGCATCGGGTTTCTGGCGATGGACGCCCGCGAGTTCTTCCGCACTGATGTGATTGTGCTGGCCATCGTCATCTATGCCCTGATCGGCAAGGCGGCCGACAGTCTGGTGCGGGTGCTGGAGCGCCGCCTGCTGCCCTGGCGGGTGGGCGCATGACCGCCACGCTGCCCACGCCACCAGCGGCCCAGGGGGCGGGGCGCGGCGCCCGCGTGCAGGTGCGCGGCCTGACCGTGACCTACGGCGGCGCACCCGTGCTGCGCAACCTGCATCTGGAGCTGGCCCCAGGCGAGCGGGTGGCGCTGGTGGGGGCCAGCGGCGGCGGCAAAACCACCCTGCTGCGCGTGCTGGCCGGACTCACGCCCATTCAGTCCGGGCAGGTGGAGCTGGACCACGGCGCCGACACGGCCCGCGTGCGGGTGATGTTCCAGGAAGACCGCCTGCTGCCCTGGCTGGGCGCCCTGGACAACGTGACCCTGGGCCTGGCGCCGCACGAGCGCCCCCACGGCCGCGCGGCGCTGGAAGGGGTGGGGCTGGGCGACCGCCCCCGCGCGTACCCCCACGAACTGTCGGGCGGGCAGCGCCAGCGCGTGGCCCTGGCGCGCGCCCTGGCCCACCGCCCCGCCCTGCTGCTGCTGGACGAACCGTTTGGGGCCCTGGACGCCCTGACCCGCGCCAGCATGCACGCCCTGCTAGACCGCCTGCTGAATGACACGGGCGCCACCACCCTGCTGATCACCCACGATCTGGACGAGGCCCTGAAACTGGCCGACCGCGTGCTGCTGCTCAGCGGCGGTGTGGTGACCGAGGACCTGCGGCTGCCCCAGCCGCGCCCCCGCGTGCGCTCAGACCTGGAGGACGTGCGCTTGGCGCTGGAAGCACGCCTACAGTAGCAGGGAGGGCTTTCTCAAAGCAGACGCCCTGGGGCCAACAAGCGGACCCCCACGCCACTGCCTTTCAGATTTGCCCCAGAGCCTTCGAGGGTCGCCCTCAGGATGGCTCTGGGGTCTGCTGTGAATTGGCCCTGCGGGCGTGCGCCGCTGCAGGGCCGCTCGTCTTGATGAACCCGGCCGGCACGCATAGCAGCGCCCCAGTTCACCACCGGGCCTAACCCCCGCTCTTCGCCACCGGCTGCGCTTCTATCCCCGAAGGCCACTGACCTCGCAGCGCCCTGCTCGCGTCTCTGCACTCCACATGGTCCGAGGCTTCACCTGTGCGGTTCATTGCCTCGGCCTCTCGCCTTTCTAGGCACGAACTGGACAACTCTTTTCATTTGACTAGCAGGGTGGACGCGGCCGTTTTGCCCCCTTTCCTACACTGCACAGCATGACCCCACCGACCCGCAGCATTGACGACCTCCGCGCCGAGGTGGACCAGATTAACCGCGAGCTGCTGAAACTGCTGTCGCAGCGGGGGGCCGTGGTGGCACAGATTGGCCACGCCAAGACCCAGGAAGGCCGGCCCAACCACTACGACCCCGCCCGCGAGGACCAGCAGCTCAAGGAGCTGGAGGCCCTGAACGAGGGGCCCTTCACGGCGGCGGCGGTCAAGGCCATCTTCAAGGAGATTTTCAAGGCCAGTCTGGACCTGGAAGAATCGAACGACAAAAAGCAGCTGCTGGTGTCGCGCAAGGTCAAGGTGGAAGACACCGTGCTGGACATTGACGGCGTGCGCATTGGCGGCGACGCGCCCCCGGTGGTGATCGCCGGGCCCTGCTCCATTGAATCCGAGGAGCAGATGGAACAGACCGCCGCCTTCCTGGCCGCGCGCGGCGTGAAGATTCTGCGCGGCGGGGCCTACAAACCGCGCACCAGCCCCTACGGCTTTCAGGGCATGGGCGTGGACGGCCTGATTCTGGGCAGTCAGGTGGCCCAGGCCAACGGCATGCTGTTTGTCACCGAAGTGATGGACACCCGCGACGTGGAGATCGTGGCCGAACACGCCGACATCCTGCAGGTGGGGGCCAGGAACATGCACAACTTTGCCCTGCTGCGCGAGGTGGGCCGCGCCCGGCGCCCGGTGCTGCTCAAACGCGGGCTGTCGGCCACCATTGAAGAGTGGCTGTACGCCGCCGAGTACATCCTCTCGGAAGGCAACCCCGAAGTTATTCTGTGCGAGCGCGGCATCCGCACCTACGAGAAGTGGACGCGCAACACCCTGGA is a window of Deinococcus multiflagellatus DNA encoding:
- a CDS encoding globin domain-containing protein — its product is MTAPLSLHPGGSLYERLGPQALSALVTRFYGHVAAHPDLAPIFPANLTETAEKQLAFLTGFLGGPPLYHERYGHPRLRARHLPFPITPARARAWLACMNAALRESPEIGEAEARELYAALSRVAVHMVNTPGD
- a CDS encoding ABC transporter ATP-binding protein: MTATLPTPPAAQGAGRGARVQVRGLTVTYGGAPVLRNLHLELAPGERVALVGASGGGKTTLLRVLAGLTPIQSGQVELDHGADTARVRVMFQEDRLLPWLGALDNVTLGLAPHERPHGRAALEGVGLGDRPRAYPHELSGGQRQRVALARALAHRPALLLLDEPFGALDALTRASMHALLDRLLNDTGATTLLITHDLDEALKLADRVLLLSGGVVTEDLRLPQPRPRVRSDLEDVRLALEARLQ
- a CDS encoding ABC transporter permease subunit, with the translated sequence MTRLDTGVRAPVTAAPRPVPARPAWTQEAARWIVPAALLALWQLAAAAGWLNPRVLPAPSAVLEAFWALARSGELGHHFLVSLGRAGTGVLIGAGVGFTLGILTGTFRPLHLLLDSTLQMLRTIPNLALIPLVILWFGIGESGKVFLIGLATFFPVYLNTLHGVSSIDGRLKEMAGVYGLGPLETFRRVTLPGALPSVLVGLRYALGISWLALVVSESFGASSGIGFLAMDAREFFRTDVIVLAIVIYALIGKAADSLVRVLERRLLPWRVGA
- a CDS encoding ABC transporter ATP-binding protein, translated to MTKQGGPATPAIEVRGLYKRYGSNSVLEDVHLTVMPGEVYALTGPNGAGKTTLIRAMTGLAFPSDGEVRLLGRDVHLDGQRARAYLGAVVEAPAKFYPQFTGTQNLQVHANLAAMAPGGRRISRDRIREVLALLELTRMADKKVGEYSLGQRQRLGVASAMLAEPKVLILDEPTSGLDPLGIGLIHRIVTSLATSGCAVVLSTHHLREIATYAHTVGILTGGRLVDTVDLRARQAAYRFRVDDPVGAAAVLERLPFVRRVSTRTPYAIAHLGGEARVPDALSHLHQEGIRVFEASPDHFDLYEYYRERVEQA
- a CDS encoding superoxide dismutase family protein — protein: MRRAFAKQALLGLMALGAAAGAALAGGMNMGAMAAPASTPLKATAALRDAAGQVLGTATFEQQGMGMRVTVRVSGLTPGQHGMHIHEFGRCTPGIDPATNTVVPFGGAGGHFDPGMSRNHDDPQAGNKYGHGGDLPMLTVGADGTGTATFTTQKSSLTGMNGVLNRSLVIHARPDDYKSDPAGMTGPRERCGVITRDNYSARDYPLPGPQDFPEGVAYDAKRGLLFTGSAATGTIYAINASTGAVSKFNEGGGQGRASSLGLKVDTRSRVWSAGGATGKISVFSPDGFPLAILDTPKSPNKFINDLAFGPDGSAYVTDSFRPVIFRVGPDLKLSAWLELGGTPIKYGPGINLNGIVATPDGRALLTIQLNTGELWRIDLRTRAVRKVMGGLVNGDGLLLDGRTLYVARNKDQVVSKVNLNADYTAGTLVAEEPVTGLRFPATLAAVGGDLVVTQSQLDKLQGGTPETPFKLTRFKKF
- a CDS encoding bifunctional 3-deoxy-7-phosphoheptulonate synthase/chorismate mutase; its protein translation is MTPPTRSIDDLRAEVDQINRELLKLLSQRGAVVAQIGHAKTQEGRPNHYDPAREDQQLKELEALNEGPFTAAAVKAIFKEIFKASLDLEESNDKKQLLVSRKVKVEDTVLDIDGVRIGGDAPPVVIAGPCSIESEEQMEQTAAFLAARGVKILRGGAYKPRTSPYGFQGMGVDGLILGSQVAQANGMLFVTEVMDTRDVEIVAEHADILQVGARNMHNFALLREVGRARRPVLLKRGLSATIEEWLYAAEYILSEGNPEVILCERGIRTYEKWTRNTLDLSAVALAKQETHLPVIVDVTHAAGRRDLLIPLAKAALAVGADGIHVEVHPSPATALSDNEQQLDFAGYERFIGALQAQLKQPVGV
- a CDS encoding aliphatic sulfonate ABC transporter substrate-binding protein encodes the protein MRRSVLLPLALSALSLGSLAQSVTFTIGYQKGGLPNILKARGTLDRYAAQGITFKWVLFTAGPPLLEAANAGAVDFGSVGNTPGVFALAGGADLKYVAVSENRSDDSEAIIVPKTSAIRSVADLKGKRIGVARGSSAHFFLYNVLRRAGLDLKDVTLVPLLPPDARPAFESGGIDAWVIWDPFLTTALQATGARVLQNHQGVGRGHGYHLVPGAVLQDPEKKRALQVLLAELQDTATWANRNQGVVVQQFSDELGIPQSVLKVTVPRSAPFNIRPFRAGDLQPLQQLADAFTQADVLPRALKLGAANFVTLPAFAQARAGLGLK
- a CDS encoding ABC transporter permease, encoding MLTLLTLEFRKLFGARSVRLALLVTFLLPLLWAFAPRLDQLIQVKLTSGWQLPAVSIGVTIGYLLPLFIAVTVAEMIGSEVAQGTLAPLLLRPVDRTKVIASKLIVALTYPFLLIFTTVLGSLIAGIPLGFGSFAGGTGLGPGLFVGVGQLSPDAAFAEVLRGSLLAGVVLMPIAALSLLFGVLYLNTAAAALATFAALIVMRLLVVLPDAIQRILLTSHLNLYVQQGDILTSVVLLLIYTAGFGLMSIFAFDRRDV
- a CDS encoding LLM class flavin-dependent oxidoreductase, encoding MTHAPTPASPSLYWFIPSGGDGRQLGQPSRPAHFAYLTQVAQAADTLGFDGVLLPTGGTNEDTVILASALSALTRQLRFLVALRPGLFSPVLAARLTASLDRITNGRINLNIVTGSGNFDFEGLKLSSEERYALTHEWLVVFRQLLRGETVTREGQHVQVHEGRALLPSVQRPYPPIYFGGSSEPALAVAGEHVDVYLSWGERPEQVAEKFEAVRREAQRHGRTVRFGLRAHVIVRETEEEAWADAERLIEHVSDEQIAQAHQAFLNSGSEGQRRQSALNGGTRESLRVGQNLWAGVGLLRGGAGTAFVGSPENVAAALREYQAVGVETFILSGYPHLEEAYRVAELLFPVLGRTSPVFTPRDGQALTHTATPTPAEPLKEPVGRFRSI